The stretch of DNA CCGCCACGCCGGCCGCGACTTCCGTTTAACGGACGTTCATGGGACGGTCGTCGAGAGACTGATCGCGTAAAGCCGCCCATGGCGCCTGACGCAGTCCCTGGGGCGCCGTGAGGTTCGCACAGGGGGAGCCGAGGGCTCTCCCGGAGGTCGGTCCCAGGACCCGAATCCGCGGAGCGGAGGGCCCAGGTCATGGACACCTGTTTAGGGGCTCTGGGAGAGCGATAGAGCGTGCTTTAGAGGTCCCCTCGGCACTTCCCTCGGGGGCCGCGTCCGAACGCTGGAAGGGGCCTCCTATCGCGTCTACGAGCGTGTCGACAAAAACCCCGAGAAAAACGCGTCCCCGCGGCCCTCAGCCGACGGTGTGAGAGCATTTTGCGTCAATCGTCTTGATCAAAGGCTTTGGCGATCAAGTGGTGTATGTCACACGATAGGCAAGAACCGGGGGCTAAGGCCCCGCGGCTAAAAAGGGCTCGCCCGTAAGATCTGCCGGCACGCTTTAGCGTCCGGTTCTTCGACTCTGCAGCCATCGGTGGGTCGGCCCCACTTCGCGGGAAGGCACACGACAAACCGCAGGAATCGGGACTCGTTTTGATTGCAATACGAATGCTGAGCTAGGATATTTGGGGCGCGCTCGCGGCGCCGCAGATCGCTGGCGCTCAGCCACTTTTCATTTTCTTGGGGGCGTACGCTATGTCCGCGTCGCGTTGGAGGTGTGTTCTCTTTGTGGCCGTGTTGGGGGGGATCGCGTCGATCGGCGAGGCTCAGAGTGGGCTCGCAGAGACCCCTGAGGAATCCCCCTCCGCAACGGCCTCGGCTGATTCGCATGCCCACGAGGTGGATCGTCCCAAGTCAGAACTCGAAGAGTACTTGGGGCAGTACCTCGACGCCTTCAACCAAGGGGACGCCAAGGCCGCTGCTGCGCTTTGGGCCGAGGACGCCGTCTGGCGTAGCGATACGGCGGGCTCGGCGACCATCGGTCGCGAAGCGATTGAGACATCGCTTGCTGAGGTTTTCGCCGCGAAGCCGGCGCTCAAGCTCTCGACTCGTATCGATCGCACCCATGTCATCACCGATGGCGTGGTGTCGCTTGTTGGGACCACGACGACGAGCAGCCCCGGCGAAGACCCAATGGCTTCGGCCTTCACGGCGGTCGTCAAGAAGACCGACGAGGGTTGGCGGCTGTGCGACGTTCACGAGTACGCCCCGACCGTCGCGATGGCCCCGCGCGACAAGCTGCAGGAGCTCGCCTTTTTAGTGGGCGAGTGGCAAGACGACAACGAGGCCGCATCGGTTTCGACGACGGTCCGCTGGGGCGCTGGCGAGTCCTTCCTGGTGCGGAGCTATGTCGTCTCCGGCGACGACGGAGAGCCGGTGCTGCAAGGCACCCAGGTGATCGGCTGGGACCCGCGGGCCGAGAAGTTCCGCTCGTGGTCTTTCGATTCTGAAGGGGGATTCGGCGACGGCGTCTGGTCGCGTACGGGGGACGAGTGGATCGGGCGGCTGACGCAGACGCTTCCGGATGGAGCGCTCGCGTCGGCCACGCAAGTGATCCGTCAAATCGATGCGGATACGCTCGAGGTAGCAACTGTTGGCCGCGAGGTTGCGGGCGAGCCCCAACCTTCGGCCGAACCGGTGCGGGTGTCGCGCGTTGTGGCGGCGGACGAGGAGAAGGTCGCCGGCGGGGACTAATCCGACCGTCGTTCTCTCTTCCAGAAGGCTTTACTTCATCCAAGCTTGGTTAATCATGGCGAATCGAAGGACGGCGTGCTGCCTTTGTCTGTTAGCGGTTGTAGCTTGGATGCTCCAGTCGGCGGATGTCAGCGCGGTAGGCATGCGTGGCGGCGGTGGACGCGGGGGTGGAGGCGCGCACATGGGCGGTGGCGGGGGTGGACGCCCGATGGGCGGCGCCAGGCCCGGTGGCGGTGGCATCTCGCACGGGAGTGCGCCCAGCCTCGGCGGCGGTCGGCCTCAAGTTTCTCGCCCGCAAGTCTCTCGGCCTCCGAACCCCGGCGCACGACCCAACCCGGGCGGAGCGAACTTTGGCAACCGTCCTGGCGGCGCTCGGCCGACACCGTCGATGCCGAACGTGAGCAGGCCCAATATCAACCGTCCCAATCCCGGCGGCGTCCAGCGACCGGCGGGTGGATTGAATCCTGGGATGGCGAACCGTCCCGGCGGCGCCCGACCCAACTTGCCGGGTAACACGCCGCAACGCCCCAATACCAGCATTCCGAACTTAGCGAACAAACTACCGCAGCGTCCGGGCGGCGCCGTCCCGATGCCGTCGCGTCCCAATGTGCCCGGTGGAGTGACACGTCCCGGCGGAGCGAACCGTCCCGATCTGGCCAACCGTCCCGGCGGCAATCGCCCCGGCGCCGGAACGCTGCCGGGCGGAATTGGTCAAGGCAGTCGTCCCACGACGCGTCCCGGCGGTCGGCCTAGTGCGGGTGACCTCAATGATTTCCTTGGCATCCAAAAGCCCAGTCGACCCACGACGCTTCCTGCGACGCGGCCCGGTGGTGAACGTCCTGTGACGTTACCTGGCCGGCCCGGCGACATCGCCCGACCTGGGGATCGACCCGGCGGGAATCGGCCGGGCGCTGGCGAACGGCCCGTTACGCTGCCGGGCCGTCCTGGTGATCTTGCCAAGCCCGGTAATCGTCCCGGTAGTGACCGCCCCGTCACATTGCCTGGTCGCCCCGGCGATCGGCCTGGTGCGGGGAACCGTCCCGGCGGCGGGGATCGTCCAGAACTACCGGACTGGGTAAACCGGCCCGGGCGCCCTGGCGGCGACTGGCGCCCCGGGGGAGACAACAGTCACATCCATCGGCCGCCTAGTTGGGCGGACCGTCCCGGCTCGATCAACATCAATAACAATTGGAACACGATCATCAATCGGGGTGGCAACAACCTCGGCAACTGGATCGCCCGCAATCCAAGCCGCGGCTTGTACTGGGGCAACTGGGGCAACAGCATCCGCCACAACTGGGGCCATTACCACCACCACAACGATTGGTTCGGACCCCGCTGGTGGAACGGCCATTATCATCACATGGGCGGGTGGCACTACCACTACTGGAACCACAATAACCGGTGGTCGTACTGGTGGACGGTTCCGGTCTGGGCGAACCTCAACAGCTGGTTCACGTGGTCAACGCCCTCGGGTTATTGGAGCCAGCCGTATTACTACGACTACGGTTCGGGCGGCAACGTGACCTACCATGACAACAGCGTCTATATCGACGGTCAGCAAGTGGGCTCGACGGCGGACTTCGCGGCGAGCGCGGCGGAACTAGCGACGGTGCAGCCGCCAGCCAATGAAGAGGAGGCCCAAGACGCGGAATGGATGCCGTTGGGTACGTTCGCGGTCTCGACTGACGAAAAGGACAGCGAGCCTTCGCGGACGGTACAGCTGGCCGTCAACAAGCAGGGGATCGTCAGTGGTACGCTCTACAACTCTCAGACCGACACTGCGCAGACGGTCCTCGGACAGGTGGATAAAGAGACCCAACGCGTCGCAATGCGGATCGGCGAGAGCGACGACATCATTGTCGAGACCGGCCTCTACAACCTGACGCAGGATGAGTGTCCGGTGATGGTTCACTTCGGCGCCGAGAAGACCGAGAACTGGCTCCTGGTGCGACTCGAATACGAGGGCGATGAGAACGAAGAGGGCGGTGACAACGAGTGACTTCGTTGGGGCATGAACGTAGGTCTCTCGACCCCTCCCTGATGACCCACATCTCTTATAGCTGCACTGCCGCCGTTTGATGATTCGGCTGCCTCTCAAAACGACATGAAATCCTATGCACCGCGCAACCCACCGACTTCAGCTGTTGATTGCGGCAGGCACGGCAGCGTTTGCCGGTAGCATTGCGCTCGCCCAGCAGATGTTGCCCCCACCAGACGGAGCGTTCG from Botrimarina mediterranea encodes:
- a CDS encoding SgcJ/EcaC family oxidoreductase, whose product is MSASRWRCVLFVAVLGGIASIGEAQSGLAETPEESPSATASADSHAHEVDRPKSELEEYLGQYLDAFNQGDAKAAAALWAEDAVWRSDTAGSATIGREAIETSLAEVFAAKPALKLSTRIDRTHVITDGVVSLVGTTTTSSPGEDPMASAFTAVVKKTDEGWRLCDVHEYAPTVAMAPRDKLQELAFLVGEWQDDNEAASVSTTVRWGAGESFLVRSYVVSGDDGEPVLQGTQVIGWDPRAEKFRSWSFDSEGGFGDGVWSRTGDEWIGRLTQTLPDGALASATQVIRQIDADTLEVATVGREVAGEPQPSAEPVRVSRVVAADEEKVAGGD